The following is a genomic window from Bacillus sp. V2I10.
ACGAAATGCAGGACATCAACATGCATTGCTTGCAGGCATGTTCACCGCAAATGATGAATCCGACTGCATTATCTCTATTGATGCAGATCTTCAGGACGATATCACAGTCATTCATGAATTTATTGACAACTATCAAAAAGGGTATGAAATCGTATATGGAGTCAGAAAGAAAAGAGAAACAGATACTCTTTTCAAACGCAAATCGGCTGAATGGTTTTATAAGTTAATGAAAAAGCTTGGAGTAGAGCTCATATACAATCATGCGGATTTTCGGCTGATGAGCAATCGGGCTGTACAGGAATTGAAAGGATTTGAGGAGGCAAATTTGTTCTTGCGGGGCATCGTTCCGCTCATAGGGTTTAAATCAGCTAAGGTCTATTATGACCGGAAAGAAAGGCTTGCAGGCCAGACCAAGTATCCTTTTAGAAAAATGCTTTCCTTTGCTTTCGATGGCATCACTTCCTTTTCTGTTACACCTATCCGTTTAGTTTTATCAATGGGTTTGATTACTTTTATTATTAGTCTTCTATTTGGCGTTTACTGTCTGACGATGAAATATCTAGGATGGACTCACACAGGATGGACGTCTTTAATTGCCTCTATATGGTTAATAGGCGGTTTGCAGATGATTGCTACAGGATTAGTTGGGGAGTATATCGGAAAAGTGTACAAAGAAACAAAAAAGCGTCCCAAATATATTGTAGAGATTGATTTATTCAATCTTCCCATCCAAAAAAACAATCTGATTCAAGAAGAAGACTATCGCTATGAGCTCAGAAAGTAATTTCATACGACTTGATCCGCTTTTATTAAGATTCATTCTCGTCGGAATTATGAATACAGCCGCAGGCTTATCAGCAATCTTTCTTTTGCTGAACGTTATAAACGTTTCTTACTGGCTGTCAACTTTTTTGGGTAATATCATAGGTGCAGCCGTCAGCTATTATTTAAATCGTTCATTCACCTTTTCAAGCCAGGCCAGCATCAAAAGGAGTCTCCCGCGGTTTATAATAGTGATTGTTTTTTGTTATTTTGTGTCATTTTCCTTCGCCAAAGCGGCAGCTGAATTCATTTATACTGGATTCCCCCAAGCCTTTATTCTGACTCAAGATATGCTTGCTGTACTAGCAGGGACAGGTTTTTATACGATCTTAAATTTTTTGGGACAGAAGTATTTTGTTTTCAAATACTGATTATTAGCTGATATCAGCAAACATACGAAAAAAGCAGAAGTATATATTACTGCTGCTTTTTTCATCTATCTAAACTATGTTCTAAATAATCAGGTTAATTCCCAAAATAATTGTTATAGTCCTGGTCATTTTTAAATTCTATCGGTCCTACATCCATTCTAAAGCTGCCATCTGAGTACAGAAGTGGTGAAGCCTCTGAATGATCACGTGAATAACGTTCAACATGTGATACTTTCATCGCCTTTGAGTCTGTGAAATCAATATGAGCTATGGCAACCCAATAAGCTAAATTATTACGTTCCAGCAGCGGAGCGACGACGACATTACCCATATGATTATCAACCACAGCTTTGGCTTTCATTGACTTAAAGCTTCCTATACCATTTCCAACAGCACTATATGCAGCAAACATAACATATGACAATTCATCAGTCCGATAAATTTCAATTGTTTCTGTTCCAAATTTCTGAGAGTCTCCATCAAGACGAATAAAAGGAAATTGACTGCTGCTTCCTAAATCCTTGTAATAGATCTTCCCTTGAAAACCTGTTTTAGTAACATAAAAACAATATAGATCAAGATCCTTATTTGATTCCCATTCAAGAACTGCGGTAATTCTTTGAGATTTCTGAATATTGACCGATTGTTTTTTCTTTAATTCGATTTTAGAAAAGTTTATTTTTGAAGCTGGCTTTTTCGAAATAGGTTCAGGTATATGATTAACTGATTTTACCTCTTTGGGAGCCAGCTGAGCAGGAGTTTCTTCTTCTATTTCAACTCCGAAATCCTGGCATAATGAAGCAAGTCCTCCAAAATAACCTGCTCCAACACTATTAAACTTCCATTGTACGGAATGTCTATATAGATCCCCGGCAACTATTGCCGTTTCTTCTGAAAATGTATTTGGAAGAGGGAAGCAGTAATATTCCTTTCCAGACTGTTCATCAACAATAGATAAAGTGATATCCGAAACTTGTCTAAATGAACCCTTAGCTCCATTTTTTTGATAGATAGTAAGTGAAAATACGATTTTACTAATTTCGGAAGGAACTTTATTTAAAAAAATCTGAAAAGGCTGGCTGCTCGAAAAGGAGTTCCTTTTAATAACAGATCCACAGCCAGAGGAAGTCTGTCCGTAAAAGACAAAATCTGAATCTTTAAAAACTTTTCCATTGGAACCTACTAAAAATGCAGAAGCATCTATTTCCTGATCAATAGCTGTATGCCAGCTTAACTCAATATTTACACACCTTAATTTTGGATCAAGTCTTGTCAGGTCAGCTTTTTGACCTTTAACTAGTACAATTGACATTCTAAAATCCTTCCTCTCGATTATTTTTATAAAATCATTCTTAAATTATAATTCAAAAGTAACAAATCTAATATAAAAATTAGTAGATTCATTCCTGTTTTGAAAGAAGCTATTTCAAATTAAACTATGTTCTAAATAATCATTATACTAATAAAAATTGCTCAGACTATATTTCCCATCACACCTCCATTTCACTTTCTAACTAAAAAAGTATATAAAGGGTCAAAAGACTCAATTTTCGTCTTCACGCAGGGAAATTTCTAAAAACATTGAATTATTAGAACATAGTGCATGTAATCGATCTTCAAAAAGGAGATGGTTAAATTGGGTGAAAAGAGAAGTGCGAGCGGATTTTTGTTAAAACAGAGAGCTTTTTTAAAGCTCTACATGATTCGCATGACAGAACAGGATCGGCTTTATGGATTAAAGCTTCTGGATGTGCTGCGGGATGAATTCAGAAGGTATGGATACAGGCCTAATCATTCTGAAGTTTATAAATCATTACACGAATTAATTGAAGATGGTGTATTAAAGCAAGTGAAGCGTAAGAAAGAAGGCATGAAGCTGCAGGAAGTCGTTTATTACAAGTTTGAAGATTATGAGAAGGCAAAGCTATACAAAAAACAGCTGAAAACAGAATTGGATCGGTGTCAAAAACTTCTCGATAAGGCTATTCAGGATAATTTCTCGTAAAATTATACAGTTCTTCAGAATCCATGAAACGGGTTCTTTTTTTGTTTGAAGTATGATTATGTTAGGTTATGATAAGTAATAGAATTCCCGCAAAAAAACTGGAGGACTAAAAATTGCTGAAAAAAACAATAAAAGCATATATTGAAAAAGAAATGGCCAATCATCCTGAAAATCAATCAATTGGCATTTACAAAGCAGAAAAGGAATATGCAGAGGCACACAGTCTGGTTCCTGAACATGTTACGTTAGAAGAGCAGAAAGATCTTTCCCGTTTTATGCATTCCTATATTGAACGAGTGGATAAAGAAACAGAGGAATTGATTGCTGCTGAGAAGCCATCTGATTTTCTTCACAAAAAAGTAAGTTTCTTAAAAACCAATCAAAAAGAGTTTGTTTATTTAGAATCTGAATGGTTTGATATCATTAAAATTGATGGATTAACCCTTGAGCATGATGACGTTTTTGGGTCCTATAAAGGCCTTCTTGGTTTAAAACAAAAAAAAGCTGCAGGCAGCAGCATCCGCGAATGGTTTAATGAAAAGGCAAATGGTGAATCAACAAAATTCCAGCTGCTTTTTAATGACAAAGACGGTTTATGGGATGTTAATTTCGACTGTGATCTGATAGATGGTTTTCACGAAACCTTATCGCTTAATGCAGCTTTTGAATTAATCTATGATTTCCTCTTTCAGCTTGTGAAGGAATTAGATAGGAAAGGACAATAAAAGAGTACTCTATGCCTGCAGAAATGCAGGTTTTTCATTTTTTGATAAATTAGGCGTTCACCCTTATTCACTCTTAACATATGTTAGTAGAAAAGAGGGAGAGGATGAATTGGATGAAAGGAAAAGCTATCCATTATTATGCTAGCGGCAATACGGCTAAAGGGTATTTCAGTCTGTATAAATTTGCAGTTAAAGAATTAAATCGGGTATTTTTGCTCCAAGGAGGGTCAAGAGCCTGCAGATCTGAATACATGAAAACAATAAGTGAATCATTGCTTTCAGCAGGTCATTCGATTGAATATTTACACTGCCCTTCTAATAATGACTGGATTGAAGGATTTATTGTTGCTGATGCCGGTATCGGGATAATCGATGATGAGGTGCCTGAGATTCGCAAACATATTTCGGTTGAAAACATGCAAGTAATTGTTCTTGAAAATGAAATGAAACTTCATTCTGCAAATAGGGATGTAATAGGACAGCTAACCGCCGATATCTCTTCTAAATTTCAAGAGGCGTACAGAACGTTTGCCGCATCACTGAAAGCACATGATGATATTGAAGATATTTACATCGCAAATATGGATTTTA
Proteins encoded in this region:
- a CDS encoding glycosyltransferase family 2 protein; protein product: MNAPTLTIVVPCYNEEEILPQTIHKLSQLLDSMFIEKKISSKSKVLFIDDGSKDSTWSIINKACLHMERVAGLKLSRNAGHQHALLAGMFTANDESDCIISIDADLQDDITVIHEFIDNYQKGYEIVYGVRKKRETDTLFKRKSAEWFYKLMKKLGVELIYNHADFRLMSNRAVQELKGFEEANLFLRGIVPLIGFKSAKVYYDRKERLAGQTKYPFRKMLSFAFDGITSFSVTPIRLVLSMGLITFIISLLFGVYCLTMKYLGWTHTGWTSLIASIWLIGGLQMIATGLVGEYIGKVYKETKKRPKYIVEIDLFNLPIQKNNLIQEEDYRYELRK
- a CDS encoding GtrA family protein: MSSESNFIRLDPLLLRFILVGIMNTAAGLSAIFLLLNVINVSYWLSTFLGNIIGAAVSYYLNRSFTFSSQASIKRSLPRFIIVIVFCYFVSFSFAKAAAEFIYTGFPQAFILTQDMLAVLAGTGFYTILNFLGQKYFVFKY
- a CDS encoding TerD family protein — encoded protein: MSIVLVKGQKADLTRLDPKLRCVNIELSWHTAIDQEIDASAFLVGSNGKVFKDSDFVFYGQTSSGCGSVIKRNSFSSSQPFQIFLNKVPSEISKIVFSLTIYQKNGAKGSFRQVSDITLSIVDEQSGKEYYCFPLPNTFSEETAIVAGDLYRHSVQWKFNSVGAGYFGGLASLCQDFGVEIEEETPAQLAPKEVKSVNHIPEPISKKPASKINFSKIELKKKQSVNIQKSQRITAVLEWESNKDLDLYCFYVTKTGFQGKIYYKDLGSSSQFPFIRLDGDSQKFGTETIEIYRTDELSYVMFAAYSAVGNGIGSFKSMKAKAVVDNHMGNVVVAPLLERNNLAYWVAIAHIDFTDSKAMKVSHVERYSRDHSEASPLLYSDGSFRMDVGPIEFKNDQDYNNYFGN
- a CDS encoding Replication termination protein, with product MGEKRSASGFLLKQRAFLKLYMIRMTEQDRLYGLKLLDVLRDEFRRYGYRPNHSEVYKSLHELIEDGVLKQVKRKKEGMKLQEVVYYKFEDYEKAKLYKKQLKTELDRCQKLLDKAIQDNFS